The Kitasatospora setae KM-6054 genome contains a region encoding:
- a CDS encoding helix-turn-helix domain-containing protein: protein MARWDPNARERLVRAALDLFVRQGYDRTTVAEIAERAGLAKSTFFRHFADKREVLSGGDALARLFAGAVAAAPPGAGPLEAAGAALAAAGEHAFTAERYPTVRERQQVVAANPELTERELLKREALATALADALRERGVPDPAAVLTAALTLLALGAALARWTDRPGLDFAALAREELTALRDTAATL, encoded by the coding sequence ATGGCCAGATGGGACCCGAACGCCCGCGAGCGGCTGGTGCGCGCCGCGCTCGACCTCTTCGTCCGCCAGGGCTACGACCGCACCACCGTCGCCGAGATCGCCGAACGGGCCGGCCTGGCCAAGAGCACCTTCTTCCGGCACTTCGCGGACAAGCGCGAGGTGCTCTCCGGCGGCGACGCGCTGGCCCGGCTGTTCGCCGGCGCGGTCGCCGCCGCCCCGCCCGGGGCCGGGCCGCTGGAGGCCGCCGGGGCCGCGCTGGCCGCCGCCGGGGAGCACGCGTTCACCGCCGAGCGGTACCCGACCGTCCGCGAGCGCCAACAGGTGGTCGCCGCCAACCCCGAGCTCACCGAGCGCGAACTCCTCAAGCGCGAGGCCCTCGCCACCGCCCTGGCCGACGCGCTGCGCGAGCGCGGCGTCCCCGATCCGGCCGCCGTCCTCACCGCCGCGCTCACCCTGCTCGCCCTGGGCGCCGCCCTGGCCCGCTGGACCGACCGCCCGGGCCTGGACTTCGCCGCGCTGGCCCGCGAGGAACTCACCGCCCTGCGCGACACCGCCGCCACCCTCTGA
- a CDS encoding DUF6924 domain-containing protein, producing MRPPVADVGEHDALIDRTALAGPGHPLLAVTTLRPEDCAEPAWYEQETAYGTEFRAPAAAVEEINANLSIGNLGFEEFAAAAHRDPEGRYRPGA from the coding sequence GTGCGCCCGCCCGTCGCCGACGTCGGCGAGCACGACGCCCTGATCGACCGCACCGCGCTGGCCGGCCCCGGCCACCCGCTGCTCGCCGTCACCACGCTGCGCCCCGAGGACTGCGCGGAGCCCGCGTGGTACGAGCAGGAGACCGCGTACGGCACCGAGTTCCGCGCCCCGGCGGCGGCCGTCGAGGAGATCAACGCCAACCTGTCGATCGGCAACCTCGGCTTCGAGGAGTTCGCCGCCGCCGCGCACCGCGACCCCGAGGGCCGGTACCGGCCGGGCGCCTGA
- the aroQ gene encoding type II 3-dehydroquinate dehydratase has protein sequence MSTRVLVLNGPNLGRLGSREPDVYGSTSYAGLVARCAQLGAELGLDVEVRETNSEAEMVGWLHEAADAKTPVVINPGAFTHYSYAMRDAAAQRTAPLVEVHISNPYTRETFRHTSVIAAVASGTIAGFGLGSYELALRALAEQLTAR, from the coding sequence ATGAGCACCCGCGTCCTCGTCCTGAACGGCCCCAACCTGGGCCGGCTGGGCTCCCGCGAGCCCGACGTGTACGGCTCCACCTCGTACGCCGGACTGGTCGCGCGGTGCGCCCAGCTCGGCGCCGAACTCGGCCTCGACGTCGAGGTGCGGGAGACCAACTCCGAGGCGGAGATGGTCGGTTGGCTGCACGAGGCGGCCGACGCCAAGACCCCCGTGGTGATCAACCCCGGCGCGTTCACGCACTACTCGTACGCGATGCGGGACGCCGCGGCGCAGCGCACCGCGCCGCTGGTCGAGGTGCACATCTCCAACCCGTACACCCGCGAGACCTTCCGGCACACCTCGGTCATCGCCGCCGTCGCCTCCGGCACCATCGCCGGCTTCGGCCTCGGCTCGTACGAACTCGCGCTGCGCGCCCTCGCCGAGCAGCTCACCGCCCGCTGA
- a CDS encoding AAA family ATPase, whose translation MSQYAQNQHAGGQVPPRPAASPQPAGPPPTGPQPPYHGGTQAIPTLGPTAPRTDRPTVPLKAVGPVAPGGTGHFLLPAGGTVQLPAAPPPQPAFPAPQPGFPGPPPLGPLAVLLIGPAGAGKTTVARYWAERRPTPTAHISLDDVREWVQAGFANPQSGWNTASEAQYRLARRTCGFACRNYLANGISCIIDDAVFPDRPAIGLGGWKRHIGPGMIPVVLLPGLDRVLTRNAERSGNRRLSDDEVARIHGRMAGWRTSGLPIIDNSNLSVPETAAALDRAVMSRLQAR comes from the coding sequence GTGAGCCAGTACGCGCAGAACCAGCACGCGGGGGGCCAGGTGCCGCCCCGGCCGGCCGCGTCCCCGCAGCCCGCGGGCCCGCCGCCGACGGGCCCTCAACCGCCTTACCACGGCGGCACCCAGGCGATCCCGACGCTCGGGCCGACCGCCCCCAGGACGGACCGGCCGACCGTCCCGCTGAAGGCCGTCGGACCGGTCGCCCCCGGCGGCACCGGCCACTTCCTGCTCCCCGCCGGAGGAACCGTCCAACTCCCCGCCGCGCCGCCCCCGCAACCCGCGTTCCCGGCCCCGCAGCCCGGCTTCCCGGGCCCGCCGCCGCTCGGCCCGCTCGCCGTCCTGCTGATCGGCCCGGCCGGCGCCGGCAAGACCACCGTCGCCCGGTACTGGGCCGAGCGCCGTCCTACCCCCACCGCGCACATCAGCCTCGACGACGTCCGCGAGTGGGTCCAGGCCGGCTTCGCCAACCCGCAGTCCGGCTGGAACACCGCCTCCGAGGCCCAGTACCGGCTGGCCCGCCGCACCTGCGGCTTCGCCTGCCGCAACTACCTCGCCAACGGCATCTCCTGCATCATCGACGACGCCGTCTTCCCCGACCGCCCCGCGATCGGCCTCGGCGGCTGGAAGCGCCACATCGGCCCCGGCATGATCCCCGTCGTCCTGCTCCCCGGCCTCGACCGGGTCCTCACCCGCAACGCCGAACGCTCCGGCAACCGCCGCCTCTCCGACGACGAGGTCGCCCGCATCCACGGCCGGATGGCCGGCTGGCGCACCTCGGGCCTCCCGATCATCGACAACTCCAACCTGAGCGTGCCGGAGACGGCGGCGGCGCTGGACCGGGCGGTCATGAGCCGGCTGCAGGCGCGCTGA
- a CDS encoding SDR family oxidoreductase: MRVLVTGATGHLGSALVPDLLAAGHRVTGLARSDASAAALTALGADVRRGDLDDLDGLRAAASAADGVVHLAFKHEVMLGGDYAGAMADDLKAVRALVEALAGTGKPLVGTGGTAAGGAPGQPALESRVAPGAPRTEAERALVDAAADGVRSSVVRLPPVVHSPLDRHGFVPILIRTARATGVSGYLGDGANHWPAVHTRDAARLYRLALEHAPAGTRLHAVADEGVPFRAIAERVGTRLGLPTAPVDAARAEEHFGFLARVVPLDLPASAAATRALLDWHPTHPGLLDDLAQDHYFTED; the protein is encoded by the coding sequence ATGCGCGTCCTCGTCACCGGAGCCACCGGCCACCTCGGCTCCGCCCTCGTCCCCGACCTGCTCGCCGCCGGCCACCGCGTCACCGGCCTCGCCCGCTCCGACGCCTCCGCCGCCGCGCTCACCGCCCTCGGCGCGGACGTCCGGCGCGGCGACCTCGACGACCTCGACGGCCTGCGGGCCGCCGCCTCGGCCGCCGACGGCGTCGTCCACCTCGCCTTCAAGCACGAGGTGATGCTCGGCGGCGACTACGCGGGCGCCATGGCCGACGACCTGAAGGCCGTCCGGGCCCTGGTCGAAGCCCTCGCGGGCACCGGCAAGCCGCTGGTCGGCACCGGGGGCACCGCCGCGGGCGGCGCCCCCGGGCAGCCCGCCCTGGAGTCCCGGGTCGCCCCGGGCGCCCCGCGCACCGAAGCCGAACGGGCCCTGGTCGACGCGGCCGCCGACGGCGTGCGCAGCTCCGTCGTCCGGCTGCCCCCGGTCGTGCACAGCCCGCTCGACCGGCACGGCTTCGTCCCCATCCTGATCCGCACCGCCCGCGCGACCGGCGTCTCCGGCTACCTCGGCGACGGCGCCAACCACTGGCCCGCCGTCCACACCCGCGACGCCGCCCGGCTCTACCGCCTCGCCCTCGAACACGCCCCGGCCGGCACCCGCCTGCACGCCGTCGCCGACGAGGGCGTCCCCTTCCGCGCGATCGCCGAACGCGTCGGCACCCGCCTCGGCCTCCCCACCGCCCCCGTCGACGCCGCCCGGGCCGAGGAGCACTTCGGCTTCCTCGCCCGCGTCGTCCCGCTCGACCTGCCCGCCTCCGCCGCTGCCACCCGCGCCCTCCTGGACTGGCACCCGACCCACCCGGGCCTGCTCGACGACCTCGCCCAGGACCACTACTTCACCGAGGACTGA